In Bremerella alba, one genomic interval encodes:
- a CDS encoding DUF1559 domain-containing protein: MKFQVTRNALSARKGFTLVELLVVIAIIGVLISLLLPAVQQAREAARRMQCQNNLKQIGLALHNYHDTYLSLASGNQGMVNAAGTQYNGHGWTWQASILPFLEQRALYDSIQGATDGYGSESGSSGSGKPVIVLENDVQVFWCPSQEDVRNGAQKYAVGDQPSNYNGNMGTRIGNGNDNCVCTGVSTVAEMKSEDWGCMNGNGVFYVASKTRFADVKDGLSNTIFVSEVVDTGGDVIGHFSGGCDRHAMFSGGADGNPPTEMTEYLIAAEGNDPINGGSEEAAGSWHAGGAQFLLGDGSVRFLSENMDMATYQGLSTRSGREVLGEF, from the coding sequence ATGAAATTTCAAGTCACACGTAATGCACTGTCTGCGCGAAAAGGTTTCACGCTGGTGGAACTGCTGGTGGTAATCGCGATTATCGGGGTCCTTATCAGCTTGCTTCTGCCGGCTGTCCAGCAAGCCCGCGAGGCGGCTCGGAGAATGCAGTGCCAGAATAACCTAAAGCAGATCGGGTTGGCATTGCACAACTATCACGACACCTACCTTAGTCTAGCCTCTGGCAATCAAGGGATGGTGAACGCGGCTGGCACGCAGTACAACGGACACGGTTGGACGTGGCAGGCAAGCATCTTGCCGTTCCTCGAGCAAAGGGCACTCTACGACTCGATCCAGGGGGCTACCGACGGGTATGGCAGCGAATCAGGCAGCTCAGGTTCCGGGAAGCCAGTGATCGTTTTGGAAAACGACGTTCAAGTGTTCTGGTGCCCCTCCCAGGAAGACGTTCGCAACGGTGCTCAGAAGTATGCGGTCGGGGACCAACCATCCAATTACAACGGAAACATGGGAACTCGGATCGGGAACGGAAATGACAACTGCGTCTGCACTGGAGTATCGACGGTCGCTGAGATGAAATCGGAAGATTGGGGCTGCATGAATGGCAACGGTGTTTTCTACGTCGCGAGCAAGACTCGGTTTGCCGATGTGAAGGACGGTCTGTCCAACACGATCTTCGTCAGCGAGGTCGTCGATACTGGCGGCGACGTCATCGGCCATTTTAGCGGGGGTTGCGACCGGCATGCCATGTTCTCAGGCGGGGCTGACGGCAATCCGCCCACTGAGATGACGGAGTACTTAATCGCCGCGGAAGGTAACGATCCGATCAACGGCGGCTCCGAAGAAGCGGCTGGTAGCTGGCACGCCGGCGGAGCTCAATTCCTCTTGGGTGACGGCAGCGTCCGTTTCCTGTCGGAAAACATGGATATGGCGACCTATCAGGGGCTGAGCACCCGCTCAGGCCGTGAAGTCCTTGGCGAGTTTTAA
- a CDS encoding endonuclease/exonuclease/phosphatase family protein: protein MLTFRALPLLLLAIGVVSAAAAQEPTRVRVVSYNIHHGEGTDGKLDLKRIAQVLSDAKPDIVALQEVDQNTKRTENVDQTAVLAKLLKMNSVFGGNIDFQGGRYGNAILTKYSSISVTNHPLPALTSGEQRGLMEADISVPGMKQPLKFLATHFDYRGDDKERVASCEMIAQLIRDWGNRPALLAGDLNALPESRTLTLLENDWTRANRHILATFPSDTPTRQIDYIMLRPMEGWKVVEYRVLDSPVASDHRGILAVLDWAEPSTK, encoded by the coding sequence ATGCTAACTTTTCGAGCTTTGCCTCTCTTGTTGCTCGCGATTGGTGTTGTGTCAGCAGCAGCGGCTCAAGAGCCGACGCGGGTCCGAGTTGTCAGCTACAACATTCACCACGGTGAAGGGACCGACGGAAAGCTAGATCTGAAACGCATCGCTCAAGTCTTGAGCGATGCCAAGCCCGACATTGTTGCTCTGCAGGAAGTCGATCAAAACACGAAGCGAACGGAAAACGTCGATCAGACGGCAGTACTTGCCAAACTACTGAAGATGAACAGCGTCTTTGGTGGAAATATCGACTTCCAAGGGGGACGCTACGGCAATGCCATTTTGACGAAATATTCTTCGATTTCGGTGACGAACCACCCACTTCCGGCGCTTACGTCAGGCGAACAGCGTGGATTGATGGAGGCCGATATTAGCGTGCCAGGCATGAAGCAACCGTTGAAATTCTTGGCCACGCATTTTGACTATCGAGGTGACGATAAAGAGCGTGTCGCTTCTTGCGAGATGATTGCCCAGCTGATTCGAGATTGGGGGAATCGCCCTGCCCTGCTGGCCGGCGATTTGAATGCGTTGCCTGAGAGCAGAACGCTGACACTTTTGGAAAACGATTGGACCCGAGCCAATCGCCATATCCTGGCAACCTTTCCCAGCGACACGCCAACGCGACAGATTGACTACATCATGCTTCGGCCTATGGAAGGATGGAAGGTCGTTGAGTATCGCGTGCTCGATTCACCGGTCGCTTCCGATCATCGCGGCATTCTCGCCGTTCTAGATTGGGCAGAACCAAGCACGAAGTAG
- a CDS encoding FAD-dependent oxidoreductase, with the protein MIRCLLTFAIALSSMATAVSAAPQHYDVVIYGGTSAAIAAAVQAKKMGKTVVVVSPDKHLGGLSSGGLGWTDSGDKNAIGGLSLEFYQRVKKHYDQPDAWRQQKPEQYSRYRTDANSMWVFEPHVAEKVFEELVDEYKIPVVRDQWLDRKNGVKKVDGKVVSISTLDGNTYSGKIFLDTTYEGDLMAAAGVSYHVGREANDVYNETINGVQVARTHKHQFEYPTDPYVDKGDRNSGLLPRISSEKPGPDGSGDDKIQAYCFRMCLTTATDNQVKFPKPEGYDPHQYALLARYLKGGWKGVFNKFDPAPNFKTDTNNHGAFSTDNIGMNYDYPEASYERRKEIIQEHETYQKGWLYFIANDPSIPKDIQDRMNKWGLAKDEFVDNGNWPHQIYVREARRMIGPVVMCEPMLKAQVPTPKSIGMGSYNMDSHNVQRFVNEQGHVRNEGDIQISPGGPYPISYDSVTPKKEECTNLLVPVCVSSSHIAYGSIRMEPVFMILGQSAATAACMAIDQDIAVQDVEYAELSERLLKDGQVLEMERKRFAPKQVIDPKKLDGIVVDDTQAQMSGAWPVSSSVSGYVGTGYVHDENKAQGKKSISFRVSKLEAGKYDVRVAYSNNPNRASNVPVSVTTQGKEVYSGTIDQKKAPSIDKVFVSLGKFELSGETVVTLTNEGVDGYVVADAVVFLPAQ; encoded by the coding sequence GTGATTCGATGCCTGTTAACGTTCGCTATCGCATTATCCAGCATGGCGACTGCCGTTTCTGCGGCGCCCCAACACTATGATGTTGTTATTTACGGAGGGACTTCTGCCGCCATCGCGGCTGCAGTTCAAGCCAAGAAAATGGGCAAAACGGTTGTCGTTGTTTCTCCCGATAAGCATCTCGGCGGACTTTCGAGTGGCGGGCTCGGATGGACCGATAGTGGCGATAAGAATGCCATTGGTGGGTTGTCGCTGGAATTCTACCAACGTGTAAAGAAACACTACGACCAACCAGACGCTTGGCGTCAACAAAAGCCTGAACAATACAGTCGCTATCGGACCGACGCCAACAGCATGTGGGTGTTCGAGCCGCATGTCGCCGAGAAGGTATTCGAGGAACTCGTGGACGAGTACAAAATTCCCGTCGTCCGCGATCAGTGGCTTGATCGCAAGAACGGTGTGAAGAAGGTTGATGGAAAGGTTGTCAGCATTTCGACCCTCGATGGGAACACGTACTCAGGCAAGATCTTTCTCGATACGACCTACGAAGGCGACCTGATGGCTGCCGCTGGCGTTTCGTATCACGTCGGTCGCGAGGCGAATGATGTTTATAATGAAACGATCAACGGCGTCCAAGTCGCTCGAACGCACAAGCATCAATTTGAATATCCGACCGATCCCTATGTCGACAAAGGCGATCGTAATAGCGGACTGTTGCCCCGTATATCTTCCGAGAAGCCAGGGCCAGATGGAAGTGGCGACGATAAGATTCAGGCCTATTGCTTTCGGATGTGTCTGACGACAGCGACCGATAATCAGGTCAAATTTCCCAAACCGGAAGGCTACGATCCGCATCAGTATGCGTTGCTTGCTCGTTACCTCAAGGGTGGCTGGAAGGGTGTCTTCAATAAGTTCGACCCCGCCCCAAATTTCAAGACCGATACGAACAATCACGGAGCATTCTCAACCGATAACATCGGGATGAACTACGACTATCCAGAAGCTTCGTACGAACGCCGTAAGGAAATCATTCAAGAGCACGAAACTTATCAAAAGGGCTGGCTCTACTTTATTGCCAACGATCCGTCCATTCCTAAGGACATCCAAGATCGCATGAATAAGTGGGGATTGGCGAAGGATGAGTTCGTCGACAATGGCAATTGGCCGCATCAGATCTACGTCCGCGAAGCTCGCCGCATGATCGGCCCCGTCGTGATGTGCGAACCGATGTTGAAAGCGCAAGTCCCTACACCCAAGAGCATCGGGATGGGCTCGTACAACATGGATTCGCATAACGTTCAGCGGTTTGTTAACGAGCAGGGACATGTCCGAAACGAAGGGGATATTCAGATCAGCCCGGGCGGTCCGTACCCGATCAGTTACGACAGCGTGACTCCTAAAAAGGAGGAATGTACCAACTTGTTGGTGCCTGTCTGCGTGTCGTCATCGCACATTGCCTACGGATCGATCCGCATGGAACCAGTCTTTATGATCCTCGGTCAATCGGCTGCTACGGCGGCATGCATGGCTATTGATCAAGACATCGCTGTTCAAGATGTCGAATATGCCGAACTGAGCGAGCGACTCCTAAAGGATGGACAAGTCCTAGAAATGGAACGCAAGAGGTTCGCTCCGAAACAAGTTATCGACCCCAAGAAACTAGACGGCATCGTCGTTGACGATACCCAGGCTCAGATGTCAGGAGCTTGGCCCGTAAGCAGTTCCGTTTCTGGCTACGTGGGGACAGGTTACGTTCACGACGAAAACAAGGCCCAGGGCAAAAAGTCGATCTCCTTCCGAGTCTCGAAGTTGGAAGCCGGCAAGTATGACGTTCGCGTTGCCTATTCCAATAATCCCAATCGTGCATCGAACGTGCCGGTAAGTGTCACTACGCAAGGGAAGGAAGTCTACTCCGGGACGATCGATCAAAAGAAGGCCCCGAGCATCGATAAGGTCTTTGTTTCGTTGGGCAAATTCGAGCTTAGTGGTGAGACGGTGGTTACATTGACCAACGAAGGTGTCGATGGCTATGTGGTTGCCGACGCTGTTGTGTTTTTGCCTGCCCAATAG
- a CDS encoding glycosyltransferase translates to MSEPHSPLPEQPLVSVVMGVWNPHPRHFPEVVESILAQTYQNLQIILIEDPSERDGREMINHLKDDRFTHIRNETRTSLPDQLNQGLKIATADLIARGDADDIWEPHRVATQAQCFHEDPELVVLGSTLNIIDDDGNHLGYRDYPRKHDTIVNALRRYCPIAHPVVMFKREAVMALGGYHKDFYVEDYDLWCRLAKAGAKFENYPEPLVRYRVHPESMKSTKLKKQLGETIRMKEAHFRGKMVGADRMRLLAERGLMMMPSKFVLWLFGQMTFSKELPSSN, encoded by the coding sequence ATGTCAGAACCTCACTCTCCTTTGCCTGAACAACCGCTTGTTTCGGTCGTTATGGGCGTATGGAATCCGCATCCACGTCATTTTCCCGAAGTGGTCGAGAGCATCCTCGCGCAGACCTATCAGAATCTGCAGATTATCTTGATTGAGGATCCGTCAGAGCGCGACGGACGCGAGATGATTAATCATTTGAAAGATGATCGTTTCACCCATATTCGCAACGAAACACGCACCAGCTTGCCCGATCAGCTCAATCAAGGGCTCAAAATTGCCACAGCAGACTTGATCGCCAGGGGTGATGCGGACGACATTTGGGAGCCTCATCGCGTTGCCACCCAGGCCCAGTGCTTTCATGAAGACCCTGAATTGGTTGTCTTGGGAAGTACTTTGAACATTATCGATGACGATGGAAATCATCTCGGCTACCGCGACTATCCCCGCAAGCACGATACGATTGTAAATGCCCTCCGGCGTTATTGTCCGATTGCCCACCCGGTGGTGATGTTCAAGCGAGAAGCGGTCATGGCACTAGGTGGATACCACAAAGACTTCTACGTGGAAGACTACGATCTTTGGTGTCGCCTAGCTAAAGCCGGCGCTAAGTTTGAAAACTACCCCGAGCCGCTGGTCCGTTACCGCGTTCACCCGGAAAGCATGAAGAGTACCAAGCTCAAAAAACAGCTAGGGGAAACCATCCGCATGAAAGAGGCCCATTTTCGCGGGAAGATGGTCGGCGCAGATCGCATGCGACTTCTGGCAGAACGGGGCCTGATGATGATGCCGAGTAAGTTTGTCCTGTGGCTGTTTGGCCAAATGACTTTCAGCAAGGAACTTCCCTCTTCTAACTAA
- a CDS encoding GlsB/YeaQ/YmgE family stress response membrane protein, which produces MGIISWIVFGLIAGALAKFLFPGDDPGGCIVTIIIGIVGATVGGFIATGLGYGTVTGFNLYSFGVAILGAMVVLAIYRVLIGGKKE; this is translated from the coding sequence ATGGGTATTATTTCCTGGATCGTATTCGGCCTCATTGCCGGGGCATTAGCCAAGTTTCTCTTTCCCGGAGACGACCCCGGCGGCTGCATCGTCACCATCATCATTGGTATTGTGGGAGCCACAGTGGGTGGCTTCATTGCGACCGGGCTCGGATACGGCACAGTTACCGGATTCAATCTATACAGTTTTGGCGTTGCAATACTGGGCGCCATGGTCGTCCTGGCCATCTACCGCGTTTTAATTGGCGGCAAAAAAGAATAG
- a CDS encoding MIP family channel protein produces the protein MRRYVAEAIGTFALVFAGTGAIIVNDVSQQSVTHVGIALTFGLVVMALIYAIGDISGAHLNPAVTIGFWVARQFEGKEIAPYLIAQLSGAIAASATLRVLFLEHDTLGTTLPAGVWWQSFVFEVILTFFLMFIILNVATGAKEKGIMAGAAIGATVGLEAMFAGPICGASMNPARSIAPALVSGHWEHLWIYIVATIAGAVLAVFAYQFIQPETDSNAIVVSGHPAAGKFTKRVLIICTGNSCRSQMAEAIWKLLGQGKWEAYSAGSKPSGYVHPLAIEAMKEWGVDISSYESKLASNFWNQPFDLVVTVCDNAKEEFPVYPGAKEMLHWPFNDPAEAQGTDAENMPTFRRVRDEIKTKIGQYLEV, from the coding sequence GTGAGACGCTATGTTGCAGAAGCAATTGGGACGTTTGCTCTCGTCTTCGCAGGGACGGGCGCTATCATCGTCAATGATGTCAGCCAGCAGTCCGTTACTCATGTCGGTATTGCGTTGACCTTCGGCCTGGTTGTGATGGCACTGATCTACGCGATAGGCGACATCTCGGGGGCGCATCTCAACCCAGCAGTGACAATCGGGTTTTGGGTTGCTCGTCAGTTTGAAGGTAAAGAAATTGCCCCGTATCTCATTGCCCAGCTATCAGGGGCTATTGCGGCAAGTGCCACTTTAAGAGTGCTTTTTTTAGAGCATGATACCCTGGGCACTACGTTGCCTGCGGGGGTCTGGTGGCAGTCCTTTGTGTTCGAGGTCATCCTCACATTCTTTCTGATGTTTATCATTCTTAATGTCGCCACCGGTGCGAAGGAAAAAGGCATTATGGCGGGCGCTGCCATTGGTGCAACCGTCGGATTAGAAGCGATGTTCGCTGGCCCCATATGCGGAGCATCGATGAATCCGGCTCGATCCATTGCTCCGGCTTTGGTGAGTGGTCATTGGGAACATTTGTGGATCTATATCGTGGCTACGATTGCCGGTGCGGTACTGGCTGTTTTTGCTTATCAATTCATTCAGCCAGAAACAGATTCCAACGCAATCGTTGTATCGGGGCATCCTGCGGCGGGGAAATTCACAAAACGTGTTTTGATCATATGCACAGGGAACTCATGTCGCTCGCAAATGGCTGAAGCTATTTGGAAGCTATTAGGCCAAGGTAAATGGGAGGCCTACTCGGCCGGCTCAAAGCCATCGGGCTACGTGCATCCCCTGGCAATTGAAGCGATGAAAGAGTGGGGCGTCGATATTAGCAGCTACGAAAGCAAGTTAGCCAGCAATTTCTGGAATCAACCGTTTGATCTGGTGGTTACGGTTTGTGACAACGCCAAAGAAGAGTTTCCCGTCTATCCTGGTGCCAAAGAGATGCTCCATTGGCCGTTTAACGACCCGGCTGAGGCTCAGGGCACAGATGCGGAGAATATGCCTACTTTTCGGCGGGTTCGCGATGAAATCAAAACCAAGATTGGTCAATACTTAGAAGTCTAA
- a CDS encoding FliM/FliN family flagellar motor C-terminal domain-containing protein, translating to MPAFNIEALSEVISACEATAVEASDAFSRAFDQKIQLQLGEGSPLSLETDLADWKVTGLAIVLNVESQAALILIPQQSGLLPDWYATPDPTGESKLATLGQELGMTLLPEEFMAMEFQVQAVEDLAAACRNGTPGDSPAKLSLQLEIDGVPREALMLWPMTKPASVFQADETSPDAASAEMAPTPTKPATAPPTSPPPQAPHSRISSYNELPGFSRSLLQIEVPIRVILAAKKMKVNDIINVGVGTIIQFDKSCEDTLDVEIGRQKIAEGEAVKIGDKFGVRVTSITMPEERYIALKARRRVR from the coding sequence ATGCCTGCATTCAACATTGAAGCCCTTTCCGAAGTCATCTCAGCCTGCGAAGCAACCGCAGTGGAAGCGTCGGATGCGTTTTCCAGGGCTTTCGATCAAAAGATCCAACTTCAGTTGGGTGAGGGGAGCCCACTCTCCCTCGAAACAGACTTAGCCGACTGGAAGGTCACCGGGCTGGCGATTGTCTTGAACGTCGAATCCCAGGCCGCGTTGATACTGATCCCCCAGCAAAGCGGCCTGCTACCCGATTGGTATGCAACACCAGATCCGACCGGCGAAAGCAAGCTAGCAACACTCGGGCAGGAACTCGGCATGACCCTCTTGCCTGAGGAGTTCATGGCCATGGAGTTCCAAGTTCAGGCCGTCGAAGACCTGGCAGCGGCATGTCGCAACGGAACCCCAGGCGACAGTCCAGCTAAGTTGTCTTTGCAACTAGAGATTGACGGGGTACCACGCGAAGCGCTAATGCTCTGGCCGATGACCAAGCCTGCGAGCGTCTTTCAAGCCGACGAAACCTCGCCAGATGCCGCATCTGCTGAAATGGCCCCGACCCCAACGAAACCTGCGACGGCACCACCCACGAGTCCCCCACCTCAAGCACCGCACTCACGAATCAGCAGCTACAACGAGCTACCAGGCTTCAGCCGTAGTTTGCTGCAAATTGAAGTACCGATCCGAGTGATCTTGGCGGCCAAGAAGATGAAGGTCAACGATATCATCAACGTGGGCGTGGGGACGATCATTCAATTCGACAAGTCTTGCGAGGATACACTCGACGTTGAAATCGGCCGTCAGAAGATTGCTGAAGGGGAAGCCGTGAAGATCGGTGATAAGTTTGGCGTTCGCGTCACGAGCATCACGATGCCTGAAGAACGGTATATCGCTTTGAAAGCACGAAGACGCGTTCGCTAG
- the cutA gene encoding divalent-cation tolerance protein CutA, with product MSQAIVVQTTTDSSANAEKLAETIVQNAQGACVQIVGPIKSVYKWQETIQKEEEFLVSIKTTRPFFSSLAELIRQHHKYEVPEIIALPIIDGSSEYLEWVANQVHN from the coding sequence ATGTCGCAGGCGATCGTAGTTCAAACAACGACCGATAGTTCTGCGAATGCAGAGAAGCTTGCCGAGACCATCGTTCAAAATGCCCAAGGGGCATGTGTACAGATTGTTGGTCCCATAAAATCTGTCTACAAGTGGCAAGAAACGATCCAAAAAGAAGAAGAGTTTTTGGTCTCGATCAAGACGACGAGGCCGTTTTTTTCCTCATTAGCCGAACTGATTCGCCAGCACCATAAGTACGAAGTTCCTGAGATTATTGCGCTTCCTATCATTGATGGGTCGAGCGAATATTTGGAGTGGGTGGCCAATCAGGTTCATAATTAG